Proteins encoded in a region of the Archangium lipolyticum genome:
- a CDS encoding TrmH family RNA methyltransferase, producing the protein MAGGGPHYEKLEKAPVEAEALLLDVRKEKIDKVISQRTRTFTVVLDRLEDSFNMAAVLRTCEANGLQEVHVIVNPEAPFMPNSRVAQGCDKWLDVKLYKDFASCREHLKSRGFALYASAIREDATSLYSLRFDSKIALVFGNEREGVSQEVLEQSDGTFWIPMRGFSQSLNISAAASASITRAISWREEHLGRVGDLTEAEAQELRDRFYVLAVKQRRRIFKKQPPPRP; encoded by the coding sequence ATGGCGGGCGGCGGTCCTCATTACGAGAAGCTCGAGAAGGCCCCGGTGGAAGCGGAGGCCCTCCTGCTCGACGTGCGCAAGGAGAAGATCGACAAGGTCATCTCCCAGCGCACGCGCACCTTCACGGTGGTGCTGGATCGGCTGGAGGACAGCTTCAACATGGCGGCGGTGCTGCGCACCTGCGAGGCCAATGGCCTCCAGGAGGTGCACGTCATCGTGAACCCCGAGGCGCCCTTCATGCCGAACTCGCGGGTGGCGCAGGGCTGCGACAAGTGGCTCGACGTGAAGCTCTACAAGGACTTCGCCTCGTGCCGCGAGCACCTCAAGTCGCGCGGCTTCGCGCTGTACGCCTCGGCCATCCGCGAGGACGCCACCAGCCTCTACTCGCTGCGCTTCGACTCGAAGATCGCCCTCGTCTTCGGCAACGAGCGCGAGGGCGTGAGCCAGGAGGTGCTGGAGCAGTCGGACGGCACCTTCTGGATTCCGATGCGCGGGTTCAGCCAGAGCCTGAACATCTCCGCCGCCGCGTCGGCCTCCATTACCCGGGCGATCTCCTGGCGCGAGGAGCACCTCGGGCGCGTGGGAGACCTCACCGAGGCGGAAGCCCAGGAACTGCGTGACCGCTTCTATGTGCTCGCCGTGAAACAGCGGCGGCGCATCTTCAAGAAGCAGCCCCCGCCCAGGCCTTGA
- a CDS encoding LolA family protein: MYLEKLLVTLLAAPVMATAPATVSHQVVAQAPAAQAPAPQAAPKAEAPKAAEAPKPAEAPKAAEKKMTPEVKDLVDRMQSFYEKTQDFSSDFKQDYKYKALRRTQTSTGKVIYKKPGLMRWEYEKPSKRTFVLAGEKVYAFDPEAQTLSVGRIDTTQLSASVTFLFGQGNLANEFSITKGECKDCKGTLLVLDPLKAEPRFRQVRLEVDPKTAQVLKSTVVDPDGSENAIAFLNLKTNVGVAADAFKLNPPEGTRIDDFTKTQQRK, encoded by the coding sequence ATGTACCTCGAGAAGCTGCTCGTGACCCTGCTGGCCGCGCCCGTGATGGCCACGGCGCCCGCCACTGTCTCCCACCAGGTGGTTGCCCAGGCGCCCGCCGCGCAGGCGCCCGCTCCCCAGGCCGCCCCCAAGGCGGAGGCGCCCAAGGCCGCCGAGGCCCCGAAGCCGGCCGAGGCCCCGAAGGCCGCCGAGAAGAAGATGACGCCGGAGGTGAAGGACCTGGTGGACCGGATGCAGTCCTTCTACGAGAAGACGCAGGACTTCTCGTCCGACTTCAAGCAGGACTACAAGTACAAGGCGCTGCGGCGCACGCAGACCTCGACGGGCAAGGTCATCTACAAGAAGCCGGGGTTGATGCGCTGGGAGTACGAGAAGCCCTCCAAGCGCACCTTCGTGCTGGCCGGCGAGAAGGTGTACGCGTTCGATCCGGAGGCGCAGACGCTGAGCGTGGGCCGCATCGACACGACCCAGCTGTCGGCGTCGGTGACGTTCCTCTTCGGCCAGGGGAATCTGGCGAACGAGTTCTCCATCACCAAGGGCGAGTGCAAGGACTGCAAGGGCACGCTGCTGGTGCTGGACCCGCTGAAGGCCGAGCCGCGCTTCCGCCAGGTGCGCCTGGAGGTGGACCCGAAGACGGCGCAGGTGCTGAAGAGCACGGTGGTGGATCCGGACGGCAGCGAGAACGCGATCGCCTTCCTGAACCTGAAGACGAACGTGGGTGTCGCGGCGGACGCCTTCAAGCTCAACCCGCCCGAGGGCACGCGCATCGACGACTTCACCAAGACGCAGCAGCGGAAGTAG
- the rimO gene encoding 30S ribosomal protein S12 methylthiotransferase RimO has translation MTLGCPKNRVDSEVMLGTLKQRGYALVQDPSEAQVIVVNTCAFIGPAKQESVDSILEMAEFKKSGACSTLVVTGCLSQRYGAELSKEMPEVDHFLGTGAYAQIGDLLAAEASPRQVIPDPDYIHDAKTPRENSMPSYTAYLKISEGCDNACAFCIIPTLRGGQRSRTIEDIVAEAKRLAEQGVQELNLVAQDLTAYGHDLPGKPKLHDLLRELVKVDVRWIRLHYAYPRVFTDELIELMATEKKIAKYLDMPLQHASDKLLLSMKRGRDSKFLKELLAKLRARVPGLVMRTSMIVGMPGETEEDFEMLKEFVKEQRFERLGVFQYSDEEGTAAYDYANKVPKQTIERRWREVMAIQKRINREQNKKLVGKRIEVLVEGPSEESEHLLVGRHEGQAPEIDGLVYINDGLAYPGEFVTLEVTEAHDYDLVGKVVERPNPKDRVLKPRDSFPMAVVPSAR, from the coding sequence ATGACCCTCGGCTGCCCGAAGAACCGGGTGGACTCCGAGGTGATGCTGGGCACCCTCAAGCAGCGGGGCTACGCCCTGGTGCAGGATCCCTCCGAGGCCCAGGTCATCGTCGTCAACACCTGTGCGTTCATCGGGCCCGCCAAGCAGGAGTCCGTGGACTCCATCCTGGAGATGGCCGAGTTCAAGAAGTCGGGGGCGTGCAGCACGCTCGTCGTCACCGGCTGTCTGTCGCAGCGCTACGGCGCCGAGCTGTCCAAGGAGATGCCCGAGGTGGATCACTTCCTCGGCACGGGCGCCTACGCGCAGATCGGCGACCTGCTCGCCGCCGAGGCCTCTCCGCGCCAGGTGATTCCGGATCCGGACTACATCCACGACGCGAAGACGCCGCGCGAGAACTCGATGCCGTCGTACACGGCATACCTGAAGATCTCCGAGGGCTGCGACAACGCGTGCGCCTTCTGCATCATCCCCACGCTGCGCGGTGGGCAGCGCTCGCGCACCATCGAGGACATCGTCGCGGAGGCGAAGCGCCTGGCCGAGCAGGGCGTGCAGGAGCTGAACCTGGTGGCGCAGGACCTGACGGCGTACGGGCACGACCTGCCGGGCAAGCCTAAGCTGCATGACCTGCTGCGCGAGCTGGTGAAGGTGGACGTGCGGTGGATCCGCCTGCACTACGCCTACCCGCGCGTGTTCACGGACGAGCTCATCGAGCTGATGGCGACGGAGAAGAAGATCGCCAAATACCTGGACATGCCGCTGCAGCACGCGAGCGACAAGCTGCTGCTGTCGATGAAGCGGGGCCGGGACTCGAAGTTCCTCAAGGAGCTGCTGGCGAAGCTGCGCGCCCGGGTGCCGGGGCTGGTGATGCGCACCTCGATGATCGTCGGCATGCCCGGCGAGACCGAGGAGGACTTCGAGATGCTCAAGGAGTTCGTGAAGGAGCAGCGCTTCGAGCGGCTCGGGGTGTTCCAGTACTCGGACGAGGAGGGCACGGCGGCGTACGACTACGCGAACAAGGTGCCCAAGCAGACCATCGAGCGCCGCTGGCGCGAGGTGATGGCCATCCAGAAGCGCATCAACCGCGAGCAGAACAAGAAGCTGGTGGGCAAGCGGATCGAAGTGCTGGTGGAGGGCCCGAGCGAGGAGTCCGAGCACCTGCTGGTGGGCCGCCACGAGGGCCAGGCGCCGGAGATCGACGGTCTGGTCTACATCAACGACGGTCTGGCCTACCCGGGCGAGTTCGTCACCCTGGAGGTGACGGAGGCGCACGACTACGACCTGGTGGGCAAGGTGGTCGAGCGGCCCAACCCGAAGGACCGCGTGCTCAAGCCGCGTGACTCATTCCCGATGGCCGTGGTGCCGTCGGCCCGGTAG
- a CDS encoding DOMON domain-containing protein: MRALVASAVLGALAPVAASAQEQAPAPEQQRPTKAVPSLPKAPKLDGDLKDFPGTLTFKPPASLDASASFTARAAWRKDILYVGVEATDDQLQAGDVLTLTLFFPEAGATASGHVFRFAFDGKRASPPESGTSEFAQKLVDAGVKRKDNNLALEVAIPARALPRIPAVEPLVLDLCLTYEDVDGAGAKPAPVTNCQGGSMVGDALKLPDDFRKGLKLKPPEGVVALEGQPDGWLGYGVLHYPLWVEADAALTPGLLKALVAPNAVSAEKVGVNVPETLSLPDGRPLLAVLTGENPYTTGGKCDGDKELRLALYLVKGKTAQRVLEWPAATCALGRATNVVLDEEGALSIGYSNGPTINFAWSGDHFERTELGKR, from the coding sequence GTGCGCGCACTCGTCGCTTCCGCAGTGCTCGGGGCGCTCGCCCCGGTGGCCGCCTCCGCCCAGGAGCAGGCGCCGGCTCCGGAGCAGCAGCGTCCCACCAAGGCCGTGCCCTCGCTGCCCAAGGCCCCGAAGCTGGATGGGGACCTCAAGGACTTCCCCGGCACGCTCACCTTCAAGCCCCCCGCGTCCCTGGACGCGAGCGCCTCCTTCACGGCCCGCGCCGCGTGGCGCAAGGACATCCTCTACGTGGGGGTGGAGGCCACGGACGACCAGCTCCAGGCCGGGGACGTGCTCACCCTCACGCTCTTCTTCCCCGAGGCCGGTGCCACCGCCAGCGGCCACGTGTTCCGCTTCGCCTTCGATGGCAAGCGCGCCTCGCCGCCGGAGAGCGGCACCTCCGAGTTCGCCCAGAAGCTGGTGGACGCGGGGGTGAAGCGCAAGGACAACAACCTGGCGCTCGAGGTGGCCATCCCCGCCCGCGCCCTGCCGCGCATCCCCGCGGTGGAGCCGCTCGTGCTCGACCTGTGCCTCACCTATGAGGACGTGGACGGAGCGGGCGCGAAGCCCGCCCCCGTCACCAACTGCCAGGGCGGGAGCATGGTGGGGGACGCCCTCAAGCTGCCGGACGACTTCCGCAAGGGACTCAAGCTCAAGCCCCCGGAGGGCGTGGTGGCGCTCGAGGGGCAGCCGGACGGCTGGCTGGGCTATGGCGTGCTCCACTACCCGCTCTGGGTAGAGGCGGACGCGGCCCTGACGCCTGGCCTGCTCAAGGCCCTGGTGGCCCCGAATGCCGTCTCCGCGGAGAAGGTGGGCGTGAATGTGCCGGAGACGCTGTCTTTGCCGGATGGAAGGCCGCTGCTCGCGGTGTTGACGGGCGAGAATCCGTACACCACCGGTGGCAAGTGTGACGGGGACAAGGAGCTGCGCCTCGCCCTCTACCTCGTGAAGGGGAAGACGGCGCAGCGGGTGCTCGAATGGCCGGCCGCCACGTGTGCGCTGGGCCGAGCGACGAATGTGGTGCTCGATGAAGAGGGCGCGTTGAGCATCGGTTACTCGAACGGCCCGACCATCAACTTTGCTTGGAGTGGAGACCACTTCGAGCGGACCGAACTCGGAAAGCGGTAA
- a CDS encoding YajQ family cyclic di-GMP-binding protein, with amino-acid sequence MPSFDVVSKIDIAELDNAVNQAKKEISTRYDFQGVNGDIVLAPDKTSITVKANSEEKVQAAKEVLLSKLAKRGISLLALEYEPIEKTGLSNVKQLIKLQQGIPVEKSKELVKLLKDSKMKVQGSIQGDQLRVTGKNKDDLQAAIALFRKEQDRLQLDMQFTNFRD; translated from the coding sequence ATGCCTTCCTTCGACGTCGTCTCCAAAATCGATATCGCCGAGCTCGACAACGCGGTCAATCAGGCCAAGAAGGAGATCTCCACCCGTTACGACTTCCAGGGCGTCAACGGGGACATCGTGCTCGCTCCGGACAAGACCTCCATCACGGTGAAGGCCAACAGCGAGGAGAAGGTCCAGGCCGCCAAGGAGGTCCTGCTCAGCAAGCTGGCCAAGCGCGGCATCTCGCTGCTGGCGCTGGAGTACGAGCCCATCGAGAAGACGGGCCTGTCCAACGTGAAGCAGCTCATCAAGCTGCAGCAGGGCATCCCGGTGGAGAAGTCCAAGGAGCTGGTGAAGCTCCTCAAGGACTCGAAGATGAAGGTCCAGGGCTCCATCCAGGGCGACCAGCTGCGCGTCACGGGCAAGAACAAGGATGACCTTCAGGCGGCCATCGCCCTGTTCCGCAAGGAGCAGGACCGGCTGCAGCTCGACATGCAGTTCACCAACTTCCGGGACTAG
- a CDS encoding ribonuclease J has protein sequence MLHVIPLGGLGEIGLNAMVIACRGEMLLIDCGLMFPPIGTLGVDIVVPDFTYLRQNASLLKGIVLTHGHEDHVGALPFLLNDVPVPVYGTRFTLGMVRNRLEELGVEADLREIEPRNPFPVGAHFTVEACRVTHTVPDAVGYIVRTPEGPVIHTGDFKLDPDPIDGLRTDLERWGELGDEGVLCLLSDSTNSERTHETGSEREVEQTFDRLFRDVPGRIVVSMFASNLHRIHHVLQLAQKLERKVVTMGRSMARNIEMARQLGFLPGINDALFVSLDAAPSVPAGRLLVLATGSQAEPRAGLSQLASGDGAMRLEPGDLVVLSARAIPGNERAVSGLIDQLLWRGARVIYPDLEPGVHVSGHASQPQQRRVLDLVRPRNFVPIHGELHHLHRHLATAKESGLAPANLLLAQDGDLLVFEEGQGRFAGSVPTGRIYRDRFGGGVVTPDIMQDRTRLAETGLIVAALVIDRASLSVMAGPQLTGQGLNLDEQVLLPRVAEDARTFFLEMSPQLRGDDARAREELARAVRRAFKLYTSKRPVVVPMVIKV, from the coding sequence ATGCTCCATGTGATTCCCCTGGGAGGACTGGGTGAGATTGGCCTGAACGCCATGGTCATCGCCTGCCGGGGGGAGATGCTCCTCATCGACTGCGGCTTGATGTTCCCCCCCATCGGCACGCTGGGCGTGGACATCGTCGTACCGGACTTCACCTACCTGCGGCAGAACGCCTCGCTGCTCAAGGGCATCGTCCTCACCCACGGCCACGAGGACCACGTCGGCGCCCTGCCCTTCCTGCTCAACGACGTGCCCGTGCCCGTGTACGGCACCCGCTTCACGCTCGGCATGGTGCGCAACCGGCTGGAGGAGCTGGGGGTGGAGGCGGACCTGCGCGAGATAGAGCCGCGCAACCCCTTCCCGGTGGGAGCCCACTTCACCGTCGAGGCCTGCCGTGTCACGCACACGGTGCCGGACGCGGTGGGCTACATCGTCCGTACCCCCGAGGGGCCCGTCATCCACACCGGCGACTTCAAGCTGGATCCGGACCCGATCGACGGCCTGCGCACGGACCTGGAGCGCTGGGGCGAGCTCGGTGACGAGGGCGTGCTCTGCCTGCTGTCCGACTCCACCAACTCCGAGCGCACGCACGAGACGGGCAGCGAGCGCGAGGTGGAGCAGACCTTCGATCGGCTCTTCCGCGATGTGCCGGGCCGCATCGTGGTGAGCATGTTCGCCTCCAACCTGCACCGCATCCACCACGTGTTGCAGCTGGCGCAGAAGCTGGAGCGCAAGGTCGTCACCATGGGCCGCAGCATGGCGCGCAACATCGAGATGGCGCGCCAGCTCGGCTTCCTCCCCGGCATCAACGACGCCCTCTTCGTCTCGCTGGACGCGGCGCCCTCGGTGCCCGCCGGGCGCCTGCTGGTGCTCGCCACCGGCTCCCAGGCCGAGCCGCGCGCCGGTCTCTCGCAGCTCGCCTCTGGAGACGGCGCCATGCGCCTGGAGCCCGGGGACCTGGTCGTCCTCAGCGCCCGCGCCATCCCCGGCAACGAGCGCGCCGTGTCCGGTCTCATCGACCAGCTGCTCTGGCGGGGTGCTCGCGTCATCTACCCGGACCTGGAGCCCGGCGTGCACGTCTCCGGCCACGCCAGCCAGCCCCAGCAGCGGCGCGTGCTGGACCTGGTGCGCCCCCGCAACTTCGTCCCCATTCACGGCGAGTTGCACCACCTGCACCGCCACCTGGCCACGGCGAAGGAGTCCGGGCTGGCCCCCGCCAACCTCCTGCTCGCCCAGGATGGGGATCTGCTCGTCTTCGAGGAGGGGCAGGGCCGCTTCGCGGGCAGTGTGCCCACCGGCCGCATCTACCGGGATCGCTTCGGTGGAGGTGTGGTAACTCCCGACATCATGCAGGATCGCACCCGGCTCGCCGAGACGGGTCTGATCGTGGCCGCCCTCGTCATCGACCGGGCGAGCCTGTCGGTGATGGCGGGGCCGCAGCTCACGGGCCAGGGCCTGAACCTGGACGAGCAGGTGCTGCTGCCCCGGGTGGCGGAGGACGCCCGGACCTTCTTCCTGGAGATGTCCCCGCAGCTCCGGGGGGATGACGCCCGGGCCCGGGAGGAGCTGGCACGCGCCGTGCGCCGGGCCTTCAAGCTGTATACATCCAAGCGGCCCGTCGTGGTGCCGATGGTCATCAAGGTGTGA
- a CDS encoding HAD family hydrolase → MKALLDQLDALPPGDAVFDLDNTLLVGDIGEATLRRLLHRLPPRAASILGTTDPWGAYEALAARDWCGAGDVAAQALAGLSPSEVEALATDVLERGEVRLNPHTVELARALSRRHRVWILTGSAELLGRVAGARMGIERVVGMRLREVEGRLSDELLPPCTCGEGKVLATRQLITERPVFAIGDSPTDLPILRLATVARTLGKIAGREFPALET, encoded by the coding sequence ATGAAGGCCCTGCTCGACCAATTGGATGCGCTGCCCCCCGGAGACGCCGTCTTCGATCTCGACAACACCCTGCTCGTCGGAGACATCGGCGAGGCCACCCTGCGGCGTCTGCTGCACCGGCTGCCCCCCCGCGCCGCCTCCATCCTCGGCACCACCGACCCCTGGGGTGCCTACGAGGCACTGGCGGCTCGCGACTGGTGCGGAGCGGGCGACGTGGCCGCCCAGGCCCTGGCCGGGCTGAGCCCCAGCGAGGTCGAGGCGCTCGCCACCGACGTGCTGGAGCGGGGTGAGGTGCGGCTCAACCCGCACACCGTCGAGCTGGCGCGGGCCCTCTCCCGGCGTCACCGGGTGTGGATCCTCACGGGCTCGGCCGAGTTGCTCGGGCGGGTGGCGGGAGCGCGCATGGGCATCGAGCGCGTGGTGGGCATGCGCCTGCGCGAGGTGGAGGGCCGGCTGAGCGATGAGCTGCTGCCGCCCTGCACCTGTGGCGAGGGCAAGGTCCTGGCCACCCGCCAGCTCATCACCGAGCGCCCCGTCTTCGCCATCGGCGACTCCCCGACGGACCTGCCCATCCTGCGGCTGGCCACGGTCGCGCGGACGCTCGGGAAGATCGCCGGCCGGGAGTTCCCCGCCCTGGAAACATGA
- a CDS encoding cupin domain-containing protein, with amino-acid sequence MRLARKLARRSMFQDMWNPQKEHEAISALFGGKGTVRVWNLYTGEFTPPFTAVLACELEPGGSVGPHVQQEDDELVLALEGHGAAYVDGQRVALEPGSLVGLPVGKTLALENASNEAVLRYLIIKAR; translated from the coding sequence ATGCGCCTGGCTCGGAAGCTCGCCCGCCGGAGTATGTTCCAGGACATGTGGAACCCGCAGAAGGAGCACGAGGCCATCTCGGCGTTGTTCGGGGGAAAGGGCACCGTGCGTGTCTGGAACCTGTACACCGGCGAGTTCACTCCACCGTTCACGGCCGTGCTCGCGTGTGAGCTGGAGCCCGGCGGCAGCGTGGGCCCACACGTCCAGCAGGAGGACGACGAGCTCGTGCTCGCGCTGGAAGGGCACGGTGCGGCGTACGTCGATGGGCAGCGTGTCGCACTCGAGCCCGGAAGCCTCGTCGGCCTGCCTGTCGGGAAGACCCTGGCGCTGGAGAATGCCTCCAACGAGGCCGTGCTGCGCTACCTCATCATCAAGGCGCGCTGA
- a CDS encoding response regulator → MSLELIAVRDLMEQKKPVTILMADDDADDRDFARTAMEESRLVNELRFVEDGEELLDYLHRRGRYADPKDSPRPGLILLDLNMPRKDGREALREIKSDPVLKAIPVVVLTTSKAEEDILRSYDLGANCFITKPVTFEGLVDVVRVLDKHWFQIVELPPALRSREP, encoded by the coding sequence ATGTCTCTCGAGCTGATCGCAGTGAGGGACCTCATGGAGCAGAAGAAGCCCGTCACCATCTTGATGGCGGATGACGACGCGGATGACCGGGATTTCGCCCGCACCGCGATGGAGGAGAGCAGGCTCGTCAATGAGCTCCGGTTCGTCGAGGACGGCGAGGAGCTGCTCGACTACCTGCACCGCCGTGGCCGCTATGCCGACCCGAAGGACTCCCCCCGGCCCGGGTTGATCCTCCTGGACCTGAACATGCCCCGCAAGGACGGCCGCGAGGCCCTGCGGGAGATCAAGTCCGACCCGGTGCTCAAGGCGATCCCCGTCGTGGTCCTGACCACCTCCAAGGCCGAGGAGGACATCCTGCGCAGCTACGACCTGGGGGCCAACTGCTTCATCACCAAGCCGGTGACCTTCGAGGGGCTCGTCGATGTCGTGAGGGTGCTCGACAAGCACTGGTTCCAGATCGTCGAGCTGCCTCCCGCGCTCCGCTCCCGTGAGCCCTGA
- a CDS encoding GIY-YIG nuclease family protein, which produces MSSPNDRAARGGPTSRAEMKRAYKEKPPPMGVYIIRNRTNGKVLVGSGLNLPGMLNRVRFELELGSCPNRELQEDWRRHGADSFSFEQLDILEPPEEPGVDLKEELRVLEALWLDRLRPYGEAGYNIPKE; this is translated from the coding sequence ATGTCCTCTCCGAATGACCGCGCCGCGCGCGGCGGTCCGACTTCGCGCGCCGAGATGAAACGAGCCTACAAGGAGAAGCCGCCCCCGATGGGGGTGTACATCATCCGCAACCGCACCAACGGCAAGGTGCTGGTGGGCTCGGGCCTCAACCTTCCGGGAATGCTCAACCGCGTCCGCTTCGAGCTGGAGCTGGGCTCCTGCCCCAACCGCGAGCTACAGGAGGACTGGCGGCGCCACGGAGCCGACAGCTTCTCCTTCGAGCAGCTCGACATCCTCGAGCCGCCGGAGGAGCCGGGCGTGGATCTCAAGGAGGAGCTGCGGGTGCTGGAGGCGCTCTGGCTCGACCGGCTCCGGCCCTACGGCGAGGCCGGCTACAACATCCCCAAGGAATGA
- a CDS encoding sensor histidine kinase produces MSDSAAHTGGQEHGAERDAVPREVQCAVLRDRRLAALRSTALLDTPAEEAFDRLARLATRVIGAPVGLVTLVAEDRQFFKSCVGLPAPWCDVRQTPLTHSFCMHVVATGEPLLIEDARQHPVLRENLAIDQLGVVAYAGVPLTASEGEVIGTFCVIDTRPRVWTDGDLHILLELALSVMTEIELRASRALERQARAAEAAHAESEAARTRFALLAELSAVLAEGFELQSVLARAVRLVVPLVAEGCMVELLDKDGRLRRVAVVHQDAHEQERLRSLPEAQALLVPESRDGAPVAGLMRVTGPEGTFLRLPLSSHGRVLGAVGFTCSPSRLLGETELALARDVARRMAMAVENARLYEEAHEAIQMRDRFLSIASHELRTPLTALRLQAQSLLRGALQARSLALGEVCSKVRVISRQVDRLGHLVDELLDLSRIKEGHLSFQLERVDLADVVRDVVTRFHEDLSRSGSMLVLAGVDAPTVGLWNRLRLEQVVVNLLTNAIKYGKGRPIRVEVHSDADTVWLAVSDEGIGIAPGDQERIFERFERAVSEQNYGGFGLGLWIVREIVHRLGGSVAVRSTLGAGAAFTVELPRRPGRSPAPLLH; encoded by the coding sequence GTGTCCGACTCCGCAGCTCATACCGGAGGGCAGGAGCATGGTGCCGAGCGGGATGCGGTGCCGAGGGAGGTCCAGTGCGCCGTCCTCCGCGACCGCCGACTGGCGGCCCTGCGGAGCACCGCCCTGCTGGACACACCCGCCGAGGAGGCATTCGATCGATTGGCCCGGCTGGCCACGCGGGTGATTGGCGCACCGGTGGGGCTCGTCACCCTGGTGGCCGAGGACCGGCAGTTCTTCAAGAGCTGCGTGGGCCTGCCTGCTCCCTGGTGTGATGTCCGCCAGACCCCCCTGACCCATTCCTTCTGCATGCACGTGGTGGCCACGGGCGAGCCGCTCCTCATCGAGGACGCGCGCCAGCACCCCGTGCTGCGGGAGAACCTGGCCATCGACCAGCTCGGCGTCGTGGCGTACGCCGGCGTTCCCCTCACGGCCTCGGAAGGGGAGGTCATCGGCACCTTCTGTGTCATCGACACCCGGCCGCGTGTCTGGACGGACGGCGATCTGCACATCCTCTTGGAGCTGGCTTTGTCGGTGATGACGGAGATAGAGCTGCGGGCCAGCCGCGCGCTGGAGCGCCAGGCGCGGGCGGCGGAGGCGGCTCATGCCGAGTCGGAGGCCGCCCGCACGCGCTTCGCCCTGCTGGCGGAGCTGAGCGCCGTGCTCGCCGAGGGGTTCGAGCTCCAATCCGTGCTCGCCCGGGCCGTGCGGCTGGTGGTGCCCCTGGTGGCGGAGGGGTGCATGGTGGAGCTGCTCGACAAGGACGGCCGGCTGCGGAGGGTGGCGGTGGTCCACCAGGATGCCCACGAGCAGGAACGGCTCCGCTCGCTGCCCGAAGCGCAGGCCCTGCTCGTGCCCGAGTCCCGGGACGGGGCGCCGGTCGCCGGGCTCATGCGCGTCACCGGACCCGAGGGCACCTTCCTCCGGCTGCCGCTGTCGAGCCACGGCCGGGTGCTGGGTGCCGTCGGCTTCACCTGCTCCCCCTCGCGCCTCCTGGGTGAGACCGAGCTGGCCCTGGCCCGGGACGTGGCGCGCCGCATGGCGATGGCGGTGGAGAACGCCCGGCTGTACGAGGAGGCGCACGAGGCCATCCAGATGAGGGACAGGTTCCTCTCCATCGCCTCGCACGAGCTGCGCACGCCCCTGACGGCGCTGAGGCTGCAGGCGCAGAGCCTGCTGCGTGGCGCCCTCCAGGCGCGGTCGCTCGCGCTGGGAGAGGTGTGCAGCAAGGTGAGGGTGATCTCCCGGCAGGTGGATCGGCTGGGTCACCTGGTGGACGAGCTGTTGGATCTCTCCCGCATCAAGGAGGGGCACCTGTCCTTCCAGCTCGAGCGCGTGGACCTGGCCGACGTGGTGCGTGACGTGGTGACGCGCTTCCACGAGGACCTGTCACGCTCCGGCAGCATGCTGGTGCTGGCCGGCGTGGACGCGCCCACGGTGGGGCTGTGGAACCGGCTGCGGCTGGAGCAGGTGGTCGTCAATCTGCTCACCAACGCCATCAAATACGGAAAGGGCCGGCCCATCCGGGTGGAGGTGCACTCGGACGCGGACACCGTGTGGCTCGCCGTGAGTGACGAGGGGATTGGCATCGCGCCAGGGGACCAGGAGCGCATCTTCGAGCGCTTCGAGCGGGCCGTGTCCGAGCAGAACTACGGCGGCTTCGGTCTGGGGTTGTGGATCGTCCGGGAGATCGTCCACAGGCTGGGTGGCTCCGTCGCCGTGCGCAGCACGTTGGGGGCCGGCGCGGCCTTCACGGTGGAGCTCCCCCGCCGCCCGGGACGCTCACCCGCTCCGCTCCTGCACTGA